GTCGGCGCGGCGTCCGGGACAGCGTCAGTACTTCCGCTGCCTCAGTACTTAGTGCCGAAGACTTCGAAGCTAAAGTTAGAAGCTAAACTGTACACCTCGAAGAACTTCAACGCGAACGAGCTACGTGCGATACTTGGCCCATGGGCGACACCCCCGGCACGGTCGGCACCGGCATCGGCGGCGAGCCGACCCTCGACGAGCAGATCGCGGCCTATCAGCGCGAGTTCCGGGACCTCGATCCCCAGGTCGAGAAGATCGTCTCGGCGCTGTCCCGCCTCAACCGCCGGATGAACGTCGCCTACGGCCGTCAGACCGCGGACCTCGGCATCAGTAACGCCGAGTGGGAGGTCCTCAAAGCCCTCGTCCTCTCCGGCGTCCCCTATCGTCTCGGGCCCAGTGATCTGGCCAAGCGCCTCGGCCTGACGCCGGCCGCGATGACCCACCGCATCGACCGCATGGTCGGCGAGGGACTGGTGACCCGTGAGAGGGACGAGTCCAACCGCGTGCGCGTGATCGTCGAGCTGACGCCCGAGGGTCGCGAGAAGTGGCTGGAGGCGATGCACATGGCGACCGTCTTCGAGGAGGATCTGCTCCAGGACCTCTCCGGGGACGAGCGGACGGTCCTGGGCGAGGTCCTGACCAGGCTCCTGCGCCGGGTGGAGCATGCGCAGCCGGACGCCGGCGGTCGGCTCACCGATCTCGACTGAGCTGACGCAGCCACCCGAACGAAAAGATCTTGACAGGGGTGGTTGACACTGCCCGTCCGGAAGCCGTAGAGTTCTTCGGGTTGCCGGGGAGCCGTAACGGTTCTTCGACAGCACCTCCGCCGCAGTAGCGGCACACAAACCACCAGCATGATCTCCCGACGGGGTCGAATTCGGCGTGCTCGAATTCAATTCGATTGGGGCCGGTAGCTCGATTAGGAACTGCCGGGCGGATCCGCTAAGGTTTGAGACGTCGGAACGGCCCAACAGCCGGGAAGACAAGCCCACTCCGACTGGGAATCAGCGCCGAAAGGATCTGATAGAGTCGGAACCGCCGGAAAGGGAAACGCGAAAGCGAGAACCTGGAAAGCACCGAGGAAATCGGGTCGAGAAAAGATCTGATAGAGTCGGAAACGCAAGACCGAAGGGAAGCGCCCGGAGGAAAGCCCGAGAGTATCGGGTGAGTACAAAGGAAGCGTCCGTTCCTTGAGAACTCAACAGCGTGCCAAAAATCAACGCCAGATATGTTGATACCCCGTCCCCGGCAGTGATAGCCGAGGATGAGGTTCCTTTGAAACAAAACACAGCGAGGACGCTGTGAACGGCCGGGCTTATTCCGCCTGGCTGTTCCGCTCTCGTGGTGTCGTCCCGATTACGGGAAAACATTCACGGAGAGTTTGATCCTGGCTCAGGACGAACGCTGGCGGCGTGCTTAACACATGCAAGTCGAACGATGAACCACTTCGGTGGGGATTAGTGGCGAACGGGTGAGTAACACGTGGGCAATCTGCCCTTCACTCTGGGACAAGCCCTGGAAACGGGGTCTAATACCGGATAATACTTCCACTCGCATGGGTGGAGGTTAAAAGCTCCGGCGGTGAAGGATGAGCCCGCGGCCTATCAGCTTGTTGGTGAGGTAATGGCTCACCAAGGCGACGACGGGTAGCCGGCCTGAGAGGGCGACCGGCCACACTGGGACTGAGACACGGCCCAGACTCCTACGGGAGGCAGCAGTGGGGAATATTGCACAATGGGCGAAAGCCTGATGCAGCGACGCCGCGTGAGGGATGACGGCCTTCGGGTTGTAAACCTCTTTCAGCAGGGAAGAAGCGAAAGTGACGGTACCTGCAGAAGAAGCGCCGGCTAACTACGTGCCAGCAGCCGCGGTAATACGTAGGGCGCAAGCGTTGTCCGGAATTATTGGGCGTAAAGAGCTCGTAGGCGGTCTGTCGCGTCGGATGTGAAAGCCCGGGGCTTAACCCCGGGTCTGCATTCGATACGGGCAGACTAGAGTGTGGTAGGGGAGATCGGAATTCCTGGTGTAGCGGTGAAATGCGCAGATATCAGGAGGAACACCGGTGGCGAAGGCGGATCTCTGGGCCATTACTGACGCTGAGGAGCGAAAGCGTGGGGAGCGAACAGGATTAGATACCCTGGTAGTCCACGCCGTAAACGGTGGGAACTAGGTGTTGGCGACATTCCACGTCGTCGGTGCCGCAGCTAACGCATTAAGTTCCCCGCCTGGGGAGTACGGCCGCAAGGCTAAAACTCAAAGGAATTGACGGGGGCCCGCACAAGCAGCGGAGCATGTGGCTTAATTCGACGCAACGCGAAGAACCTTACCAAGGCTTGACATACACCGGAAACGGCCAGAGATGGTCGCCCCCTTGTGGTCGGTGTACAGGTGGTGCATGGCTGTCGTCAGCTCGTGTCGTGAGATGTTGGGTTAAGTCCCGCAACGAGCGCAACCCTTGTTCTGTGTTGCCAGCATGCCCTTCGGGGTGATGGGGACTCACAGGAGACTGCCGGGGTCAACTCGGAGGAAGGTGGGGACGACGTCAAGTCATCATGCCCCTTATGTCTTGGGCTGCACACGTGCTACAATGGCCGGTACAAAGAGCTGCGAAACCGTGAGGTGGAGCGAATCTCAAAAAGCCGGTCTCAGTTCGGATTGGGGTCTGCAACTCGACCCCATGAAGTCGGAGTTGCTAGTAATCGCAGATCAGCATTGCTGCGGTGAATACGTTCCCGGGCCTTGTACACACCGCCCGTCACGTCACGAAAGTCGGTAACACCCGAAGCCGGTGGCCCAACCCCTTGTGGGAGGGAGCTGTCGAAGGTGGGACTGGCGATTGGGACGAAGTCGTAACAAGGTAGCCGTACCGGAAGGTGCGGCTGGATCACCTCCTTTCTAAGGAGCACTTCTTACCGATCCCCACGGGGTGAGGTCAGAGGCCAGTACATCGGCGTACGTCCGATGCTGGTTGCTCATGGGTGGAACGTTGATTATTCGGCATTCTCAGTCATCTCGGGCTGCAAGTACTGCTCTTCGGAGCGTGGAAAGCTGATCATGAGTGGCGAGGGTGCCGGGCACGCTGTTGGGTATCTGAGGGTGCGAGCGTTGCTCGTCCTTCATGATGCCGGCCCCAGTGCACTCCAGCTCAGGTTGGGGGTGATGGGTGGCTGGTCGTTGTTTGAGAACTGCACAGTGGACGCGAGCATCTGTGGCCAAGTTTTTAAGGGCGCACGGTGGATGCCTTGGCACCAGGAACCGATGAAGGACGTGGGAGGCCACGATAGTCCCCGGGGAGTCGTCAACCAGGCTTTGATCCGGGGGTTTCCGAATGGGGAAACCCGGCAGTCGTCATGGGCTGTCACCCATACCTGAACACATAGGGTATGTGGAGGGAACGCGGGGAAGTGAAACATCTCAGTACCCGCAGGAAGAGAAAACAACCGTGATTCCGGGAGTAGTGGCGAGCGAAACCGGATGAGGCCAAACCGTATACGTGTGAGACCCGGCAGGGGTTGCGTGTGCGGGGTTGTGGGATCTCTCTTTCACAGTCTGCCGGCTGTGAGACGAGTCAGAAACCGTTGATGTAGGCGAAGGACATGCGAAAGGTCCGGCGTAGAGGGTAAGACCCCCGTAGTCGAAACATCAGCGGCTCGTTTGAGAGACACCCAAGTAGCACGGGGCCCGAGAAATCCCGTGTGAATCTGGCGGGACCACCCGCTAAGCCTAAATATTCCCTGGTGACCGATAGCGGATAGTACCGTGAGGGAATGGTGAAAAGTACCGCGGGAGCGGAGTGAAATAGTACCTGAAACCGTGTGCCTACAAGCCGTGGGAGCGTCGCGCATCAAGCTTGCTTGGTGCGTCGTGACTGCGTGCCTTTTGAAGAATGAGCCTGCGAGTTTGCGGTGTGTTGCGAGGTTAACCCGAGTGGGGTAGCCGTAGCGAAAGCGAGTCCGAACAGGGCGTTTCAGTAGCACGCTCAAGACCCGAAGCGGAGTGATCTAGCCATGGGCAGGTTGAAGCGGAGGTAAGACTTCGTGGAGGACCGAACCCACCAGGGTTGAAAACCTGGGGGATGACCTGTGGTTAGGGGTGAAAGGCCAATCAAACTCCGTGATAGCTGGTTCTCCCCGAAATGCATTTAGGTGCAGCGTCGTGTGTTTCTTGCCGGAGGTAGAGCACTGGATAGGCGATGGGCCCTACCGGGTTACTGACCTTAGCCAAACTCCGAATGCCGGTAAGTGAGAGCGCGGCAGTGAGACTGTGGGGGATAAGCTCCATGGTCGAGAGGGAAACAGCCCAGAGCATCGACTAAGGCCCCTAAGCGTACGCTAAGTGGGAAAGGATGTGGAGTCGCACAGACAACCAGGAGGTTGGCTTAGAAGCAGCCACCCTTGAAAGAGTGCGTAATAGCTCACTGGTCTAGTGATTCCGCGCCGACAATGTAGCGGGGCTCAAGCGTACCGCCGAAGTCGTGTCATTGCAGCAATACGCCCAACGGCGGCTGTGATGGGTAGGGGAGCGTCGTGTGCCGGGTGAAGCAGCACCGGAAGGTAGTTGTGGACGGTTCACGAGTGAGAATGCAGGCATGAGTAGCGATACACACGTGAGAAACGTGTGCGCCGATTGACTAAGGGTTCCTGGGTCAAGCTGATCTGCCCAGGGTAAGTCGGGACCTAAGGCGAGGCCGACAGGCGTAGTCGATGGATAACCGGTTGATATTCCGGTACCCGCTGTGAAGCGTCAAACATCGAGCATCGTGATGCTAAGGCCGTGAAGCCGTTCCGGACCCTTCGGGGAAAGGAAAGTGGTGGAGCCGCCGGCCCAAGCGGTTAGTAGGTGAGTGATGGGGTGACGCAGGAAGGTAGTCCATCCCGGGCGGTGGTTGTCCCGGGGTAAGGGTGTAGGACGGTGTGTAGGCAAATCCGCACGCCATATAGTCTGAGACCTGATGCCGAGCCGATTGTGGCGAAGTGGATGATCCTATGCTGTCGAGAAAAGCCTCTAGCGAGTTTCATGGCGGCCCGTACCCTAAACCGACTCAGGTGGTCAGGTAGAGAATACCGAGGCGTTCGGGTGAACTATGGTTAAGGAACTCGGCAAAATGCCCCCGTAACTTCGGGAGAAGGGGGGCCATGTCTGGTGAGAGGACTTGCTCCTCGAGCTGGGTGTGGCCGCAGAGACCAGCGAGAAGCGACTGTTTACTAAAAACACAGGTCCGTGCGAAGCCGTAAGGCGATGTATACGGACTGACGCCTGCCCGGTGCTGGAACGTTAAGGGGACCGGTTAGTCACTCTTCGGGGTGGCGAAGCTGAGAACTTAAGCGCCAGTAAACGGCGGTGGTAACTATAACCATCCTAAGGTAGCGAAATTCCTTGTCGGGTAAGTTCCGACCTGCACGAATGGCGTAACGACTTCTCGACTGTCTCAACCATAGGCCCGGTGAAATTGCACTACGAGTAAAGATGCTCGTTTCGCGCAGCAGGACGGAAAGACCCCGGGACCTTTACTACAGTTTGATATTGGTGTTCGGTTCGGCTTGTGTAGGATAGGTGGGAGACTTTGAAGCGGCCACGCCAGTGGTTGTGGAGTCGTCGTTGAAATACCACTCTGGTCGTGCTGGATGTCTAACCTGGGTCCGTGATCCGGATCAGGGACAGTGTCTGATGGGTAGTTTAACTGGGGCGGTTGCCTCCTAAAGAGTAACGGAGGCGCCCAAAGGTTCCCTCAGCCTGGTTGGCAATCAGGTGTTGAGTGTAAGTGCACAAGGGAGCTTGACTGTGAGACCGACGGGTCGAGCAGGGACGAAAGTCGGGACTAGTGATCCGGCGGTGGCTTGTGGAAGCGCCGTCGCTCAACGGATAAAAGGTACCCCGGGGATAACAGGCTGATCTTCCCCAAGAGTCCATATCGACGGGATGGTTTGGCACCTCGATGTCGGCTCGTCGCATCCTGGGGCTGGAGTCGGTCCCAAGGGTTGGGCTGTTCGCCCATTAAAGCGGTACGCGAGCTGGGTTTAGAACGTCGTGAGACAGTTCGGTCCCTATCCGCTGCGCGCGCAGGAATATTGAGAAGGGCTGTCCCTAGTACGAGAGGACCGGGACGGACGAACCTCTGGTGTGCCAGTTGTTCTGCCAAGGGCATGGCTGGTTGGCTACGTTCGGGAGGGATAACCGCTGAAAGCATCTAAGCGGGAAGCCTGCTTCGAGATGAGTATTCCCACCCCCTTTGAGGGGTTAAGGCTCCCAGTAGACGACTGGGTTGATAGGCCGGATGTGGAAGCCCAGTAATGGGTGAAGCTGACCGGTACTAATAGGCCGAGGGCTTGTCCTCAGTTGCTCGCGTCCACTGTGTTGGTTCTGAAACCACGAACAGCCCCATGCCATGGTCACGGTGTGGTGCGGCTGGACAGTTTCATAGTGTTTCGGTGGTCATAGCGTGAGGGAAACGCCCGGTTACATTCCGAACCCGGAAGCTAAGCCTTACAGCGCCGATGGTACTGCAGGGGGGACCCTGTGGGAGAGTAGGACACCGCCGAACAAATATTACGGGAAACCCCCGCACCTCACGGTGCGGGGGTTTTCTGCGTTTATGACATTTCCGCGGCAGCGCTCAGGCACTACTGTGCTTTGCATGTACACGTATGTGGTTCGGGTTGTTCGGGCCGAGGAGTGGGCCTCGGTCAAGGCGCTGCGGTTGCTCGCGCTCGAGGATCCTGCGGCGCCGCTCGCCTTCCTGGAGACCTATGAGACGGCTGCGGAGCGGCCCGACTCCTTCTGGCAGAAGCGGGCGGCCGACGCGGCTGCCGAGGGGGCCGGCACGGTACGGCAGTTCATCGCCCAGGCGGAGGACGGCCAGTGGGCGGGGACAGCCACCGTGCTCGTGGAGGAGGCGGGGAGCGTGGACTGGGCCGGTTTCCCCGTCGAGCGGCGGCAAGGGCATGTCGTCGGCGTCTTCGTGCGCAAGGAGTGGCGGGGAAGCGGGATGACGCAGGCCCTTCTCGGCGCTGCGCTGGAGTGGGCGTGGGAGCTGGGACTCGAGCGGGTGCGGCTCATCGTCCACGAGAGGAACCTTCGGGCACAGGGGGCCTACCGCAAGGCGGGATTCACGCCGACCGGACGGACCGTCCCGATGGCGGAGGGGTCCGAGGAGAACGAGTACGAGTTCGTCGTCGAGGGCCCCGGACCGTCAGACCGGTAGTTCGTGGTGGGGCCAGCGGGCCTTGGCCTGTTCGCGGGAGCGGAGCAGGGCCAGGGTGGGCAGGCCCCGGTCCGTTCCGGTGGCCAGAAGGTCCGGGAGCTGGGGGATCGGGGCCACGGCCGCCACATCGTCGAGGACCAGGGACATTGGTGGGTCGAGGCGACCGGAGGATGACCGTTCGGCCATGCGCCGGCCGCGCTCGACCACGCTGGAGACGAGGGCCGTCAGGAGCGGCATGGCGCCGGGACTGGTCCTGGGGTCCTCGATGGATTCACCGAGCACATAAAGAGTTCCCCCTTCGTCCACGAAGGAATCCAAGGCGAGGGCGTCAGTTCGGTTGGGAGTGCAGGCCTCGCGGATGTTCACCGTGGAGAGGGCGGAGAGGGCACGGGCGGTCAGTTCCTGGGCGATGTCCCGGCGCTCGGGGTGAGCGGTGAGAGCGGCCTCCAGTTCGCCGGCCGCCCCTGGGGCCGCCTTGGGGCTGGTGCGGAGCGTGCGGACCGCTTCCTGGACACCGGTGCCCTGGGCCCATCGGTGGACGTGGCGGATGGTCCGGCCGTCGATCGCCGCCGCGTGCAGATAGCTGCGCAGGAGCGTCTCGGCGGTGTCGCTGACCGCCTGGTCGAGCCGGGAGGTGGGACGGACGGGGGTGAGGAGCGCCGTCGCGCGCGCGGTCGCGGTCTGTTTGTCCTCGCAGCCCGCGGTGGGGGACCAGTGGAGACGCGCCGGGGTGTCGCAGAGGTGGCCCGGGTCGTACAGGTGGACCGGGCCCAGCTTGGCTCTGGCGTCCTTGGTCTCCTGCCAGAGGGCCGGACTGGAGGTGACGATGAGGGCGGGGCCGTCGGCGTCCCGGACGGCCTGGATCGCGGTCGCGCGGCGCATGTGCGGCGGGGCGTAGTGCGCGGCGCCCTCGAAGCGGGTCGAAGCCTGCCAGCCGGCCGCCTTTCCGGCAGGGACGTCGGCAAACGGATCGGCGGCTGCGGTGGGCTGGGACAAGGAGGAGGGGGAGGCCGAGGGCGGGGGTGGGGGTGGAGGTGAGGAGCGCTGTGCGGTCCGGGCCGGCCGGGAGGGCTCGGTCGGCGTCGGTACGAGCGGCTCCGCCTGCGGGTGCGGCCCCGTCTCGCTCCGCTGGGTCGGCACCTCGTGGTGGGCCGGTGGCCCCGGGGCTTCCCGGAGGGGGCCGGGTGTCGGGCGCTTGCCCGCTCGTACGGCCCGCCAGCGGGCGAGCGTGCCCATCACGAAGACCGTGAGGACCAGCAGGATCATCAGCTGGCCGATCAGCAGGCCCCAGAACAGCCCGTAGCCCGAGAGAGCGGCCGCTGGTGCCTCGGGCCAGGCGCCGGGGACGTCGTGGGGCTGGGCGACCAGGTGGCGCATGGCCAGCGGCGTGCGGGTGAAGGTGACGCCGGTGGGCCAGGAGCCGTGGGCGAAGAGGCCGGCAAGGCCGGTCGCCGTCCAGACCAGGAGGGTCATCCCGAGCAGGAACGCGAGTATGCCGACCAGCAGCCCGTCGGGGATCCCTCCCTGGCTGTGGGCGGGGTTGTCGCGGCGCTGCTCGTCTCCCGGTCTCATGACGGCCCCTTGTCCCGCGCTACGCCACCGTCGACTCGGACGAGCCGTCCAAGTCGGCCAGGTGCTGTTCCATGAAGGCCGCCGCCCGTCGCTCCTGTTCCAGTTCGGCGGCGAGCAGTGCGTCGTCGTCGGACATGGTGCGGTCGGTGGAGGACTCCGTCATCGCCCGGTCGGTGAAGACGAGTGGTCGTTCCGTCTCGGTGACCAGGTGTTTCACCACCTGCACATTGCCGTTGACGTCCCAGACGGCGATGCCCGGGGTGAGGCTGGGGATGATCTCCACCGCCCACCTCGGCAGGCCGAGGACCCGGCCCGTGGCCCTCGCCTCGTCCGCCTTCTGGGCATAGATCGTCCGGGTGGACGCCATCTTCAGGATGGCCGCCGCCTCCTTCGCCGCCGCTCCGTCCACCACGTCGGACAGGTGGTGCACGACCGCCACGAACGACAGGCCGAGGCGCCGGCCGAACTTCAGCAGTCGCTGGAACAGCTGGGCCACGAACGGGCTGTTGATGATGTGCCACGCCTCCTCGACCAGGAAGATGCGCTTCTTCCGGTCGGGGCGGATCCAGGTGTGTTCCAGCCAGACGCCGACGATCGCCATCAGGATCGGCATGGCGATGGAGTTGCGGTCGATGTGGGACAGATCGAACACGATCAGGGGGGCGTCCAGGTCGATGCCCACCGTCGTGGGTCCGTCGAACATGCCCCTGAGGTCACCGTCGACCAGACGGTCCAGGACCAGCGCCACGTCCAGACCCCAGGCCCGTACATCGTCTGTGGCGACGTTCATCGCCTCCGCCGACTCCGGTTCCGGGTGGCGCAGCTGTTCGACGATGTCGGTCAGGACCGGCTGGCGTTCCACGATCGTCTCGTTGACGTAGGCGTGGGCGACCTTGAGCGCGAAGCCGGAGCGCTCGTCCAGGCCGCGGCCCATCGCCACCTCGATGATGGTGCGCAGGAGTGCGAGCTGGCCGGTCGTGGTGATCGACGGGTCCAGGGGGTTGAGGCGGATGCCGTGGTCCAGGGCGGCCGTCGGGTCCAGGCGGATAGGAGTTATTCCCAGCGCCTGCGCGATGAGGTTCCATTCGCCGACGCCGTCCTCGCCCTGGGCGTCCAGGACGACGACCTGGCGGTCGCGGAAGCGCAGCTGGCGCAGGACGTAGGTCTTCTCGAGCGCCGACTTGCCGTTGCCGGACTCACCGAGGACCAGCCAGTGCGGGGCCGGGAGCTGCTGGCCGTACAGCTGGAAGGGATCGTAGATGTAGCCCTTTCCGGAGTAGACCTCGCGGCCGATGATGACGCCCGAGTCGCCGAGGCCGGGAGCGGCCGTGGGCAGGTACACCGCCTGGGCCTGGCCCGTGGAGGTGCGTACCGGCAGCCGGGTCGTCTCGACCTTGCCGAAGAGGAACGAGGTGAAGGCGTCCGTGAGGACGGACAGCGGATCCCGCATCAGCTCATCAGCCCCTACCTTCGGATTCCGGTGGCGAACGGGAGGGTGTTCACGAACGCCCGGTGGTGCTCTCGGTCGCACCACTCGAGCTTGAGGTACGACTTGCCGGCCGAGGCCCTTATCGTGCGCTTGTCGCGGGCCAGGGCCTCCGGATTGCGGGAGGAGACGGTGATGTACCCGACCAGGTTCACGCC
This Streptomyces sp. NBC_00377 DNA region includes the following protein-coding sequences:
- a CDS encoding MarR family winged helix-turn-helix transcriptional regulator, which encodes MGDTPGTVGTGIGGEPTLDEQIAAYQREFRDLDPQVEKIVSALSRLNRRMNVAYGRQTADLGISNAEWEVLKALVLSGVPYRLGPSDLAKRLGLTPAAMTHRIDRMVGEGLVTRERDESNRVRVIVELTPEGREKWLEAMHMATVFEEDLLQDLSGDERTVLGEVLTRLLRRVEHAQPDAGGRLTDLD
- a CDS encoding GNAT family N-acetyltransferase; this encodes MYTYVVRVVRAEEWASVKALRLLALEDPAAPLAFLETYETAAERPDSFWQKRAADAAAEGAGTVRQFIAQAEDGQWAGTATVLVEEAGSVDWAGFPVERRQGHVVGVFVRKEWRGSGMTQALLGAALEWAWELGLERVRLIVHERNLRAQGAYRKAGFTPTGRTVPMAEGSEENEYEFVVEGPGPSDR
- a CDS encoding type VI secretion protein, with amino-acid sequence MRPGDEQRRDNPAHSQGGIPDGLLVGILAFLLGMTLLVWTATGLAGLFAHGSWPTGVTFTRTPLAMRHLVAQPHDVPGAWPEAPAAALSGYGLFWGLLIGQLMILLVLTVFVMGTLARWRAVRAGKRPTPGPLREAPGPPAHHEVPTQRSETGPHPQAEPLVPTPTEPSRPARTAQRSSPPPPPPPSASPSSLSQPTAAADPFADVPAGKAAGWQASTRFEGAAHYAPPHMRRATAIQAVRDADGPALIVTSSPALWQETKDARAKLGPVHLYDPGHLCDTPARLHWSPTAGCEDKQTATARATALLTPVRPTSRLDQAVSDTAETLLRSYLHAAAIDGRTIRHVHRWAQGTGVQEAVRTLRTSPKAAPGAAGELEAALTAHPERRDIAQELTARALSALSTVNIREACTPNRTDALALDSFVDEGGTLYVLGESIEDPRTSPGAMPLLTALVSSVVERGRRMAERSSSGRLDPPMSLVLDDVAAVAPIPQLPDLLATGTDRGLPTLALLRSREQAKARWPHHELPV
- a CDS encoding ATP-binding protein; amino-acid sequence: MRDPLSVLTDAFTSFLFGKVETTRLPVRTSTGQAQAVYLPTAAPGLGDSGVIIGREVYSGKGYIYDPFQLYGQQLPAPHWLVLGESGNGKSALEKTYVLRQLRFRDRQVVVLDAQGEDGVGEWNLIAQALGITPIRLDPTAALDHGIRLNPLDPSITTTGQLALLRTIIEVAMGRGLDERSGFALKVAHAYVNETIVERQPVLTDIVEQLRHPEPESAEAMNVATDDVRAWGLDVALVLDRLVDGDLRGMFDGPTTVGIDLDAPLIVFDLSHIDRNSIAMPILMAIVGVWLEHTWIRPDRKKRIFLVEEAWHIINSPFVAQLFQRLLKFGRRLGLSFVAVVHHLSDVVDGAAAKEAAAILKMASTRTIYAQKADEARATGRVLGLPRWAVEIIPSLTPGIAVWDVNGNVQVVKHLVTETERPLVFTDRAMTESSTDRTMSDDDALLAAELEQERRAAAFMEQHLADLDGSSESTVA